The Dendropsophus ebraccatus isolate aDenEbr1 chromosome 3, aDenEbr1.pat, whole genome shotgun sequence genome includes a region encoding these proteins:
- the ARL14EPL gene encoding ARL14 effector protein-like isoform X5, whose protein sequence is MSQMNRYYSTNKVSVKKYDKNGKLLCNNQDLCDCLEERCQGCFYPCPKCNSNKCGPKCRCNRKWVYERIESEAGDIIRKMPFNVSE, encoded by the exons ATGTCTCAAATGAATAGATATTATTCTACCAACAA GGTTTCTGTCAAAAAATATGACAAAAATGGTAAACTGCTATGTAATAACCAGGACCTGTGCGACTGTCTGGAGGAGAGATGCCAGGGGTGTTTCTATCCTTGCCCCAAATGCAACTCCAACAAATGTGGACCTAAGTGCCGCTGCAACAGGAAGTGGGTGTATGAAAGAATTGAGTCGGAGGCCGGTGACATCATCAGAAAGATGCCATTTAACGTTTCAGAATAG
- the ARL14EPL gene encoding ARL14 effector protein-like isoform X4 has product MSEKSIFAKNNEGQDGLETDDAKDDSPRAQKQLQIEKQLKCLAFQNPGPQVADFNPETRKQKKKAYMSQMNRYYSTNKVSVKKYDKNGKLLCNNQDLCDCLEERCQGCFYPCPKCNSNKCGPKCRCNRKWVYERIESEAGDIIRKMPFNVSE; this is encoded by the exons ATGAGTGAAAaatctatttttgcaaaaaacaatgaAGGACAAGATGGCTTGGAGACAGATGATGCGAAAGATGACAGCCCCAGAGCCCAGAAGCAGTTG CAAATCGAGAAACAGTTAAAGTGTTTGGCCTTCCAAAATCCTGGACCTCAGGTCGCAGACTTTAATCCGGAAACTCGAAAACAAAAGAAGAAGGCCTACATGTCTCAAATGAATAGATATTATTCTACCAACAA GGTTTCTGTCAAAAAATATGACAAAAATGGTAAACTGCTATGTAATAACCAGGACCTGTGCGACTGTCTGGAGGAGAGATGCCAGGGGTGTTTCTATCCTTGCCCCAAATGCAACTCCAACAAATGTGGACCTAAGTGCCGCTGCAACAGGAAGTGGGTGTATGAAAGAATTGAGTCGGAGGCCGGTGACATCATCAGAAAGATGCCATTTAACGTTTCAGAATAG
- the ARL14EPL gene encoding ARL14 effector protein-like isoform X1: protein MDSLPHGFTSGQIRDLVRRERRNRIHSILKFIMSEKSIFAKNNEGQDGLETDDAKDDSPRAQKQLQIEKQLKCLAFQNPGPQVADFNPETRKQKKKAYMSQMNRYYSTNKVSVKKYDKNGKLLCNNQDLCDCLEERCQGCFYPCPKCNSNKCGPKCRCNRKWVYERIESEAGDIIRKMPFNVSE, encoded by the exons ATGGACAGCCTGCCCCATGGCTTCACCAGTGGGCAGATAAGAGACTTAGTAAG GAGAGAGAGAAGGAACAGAATCCACAG TATTTTGAAGTTCATAATGAGTGAAAaatctatttttgcaaaaaacaatgaAGGACAAGATGGCTTGGAGACAGATGATGCGAAAGATGACAGCCCCAGAGCCCAGAAGCAGTTG CAAATCGAGAAACAGTTAAAGTGTTTGGCCTTCCAAAATCCTGGACCTCAGGTCGCAGACTTTAATCCGGAAACTCGAAAACAAAAGAAGAAGGCCTACATGTCTCAAATGAATAGATATTATTCTACCAACAA GGTTTCTGTCAAAAAATATGACAAAAATGGTAAACTGCTATGTAATAACCAGGACCTGTGCGACTGTCTGGAGGAGAGATGCCAGGGGTGTTTCTATCCTTGCCCCAAATGCAACTCCAACAAATGTGGACCTAAGTGCCGCTGCAACAGGAAGTGGGTGTATGAAAGAATTGAGTCGGAGGCCGGTGACATCATCAGAAAGATGCCATTTAACGTTTCAGAATAG
- the ARL14EPL gene encoding ARL14 effector protein-like isoform X2, translated as MDDKRERRNRIHSILKFIMSEKSIFAKNNEGQDGLETDDAKDDSPRAQKQLQIEKQLKCLAFQNPGPQVADFNPETRKQKKKAYMSQMNRYYSTNKVSVKKYDKNGKLLCNNQDLCDCLEERCQGCFYPCPKCNSNKCGPKCRCNRKWVYERIESEAGDIIRKMPFNVSE; from the exons ATGGATGACAA GAGAGAGAGAAGGAACAGAATCCACAG TATTTTGAAGTTCATAATGAGTGAAAaatctatttttgcaaaaaacaatgaAGGACAAGATGGCTTGGAGACAGATGATGCGAAAGATGACAGCCCCAGAGCCCAGAAGCAGTTG CAAATCGAGAAACAGTTAAAGTGTTTGGCCTTCCAAAATCCTGGACCTCAGGTCGCAGACTTTAATCCGGAAACTCGAAAACAAAAGAAGAAGGCCTACATGTCTCAAATGAATAGATATTATTCTACCAACAA GGTTTCTGTCAAAAAATATGACAAAAATGGTAAACTGCTATGTAATAACCAGGACCTGTGCGACTGTCTGGAGGAGAGATGCCAGGGGTGTTTCTATCCTTGCCCCAAATGCAACTCCAACAAATGTGGACCTAAGTGCCGCTGCAACAGGAAGTGGGTGTATGAAAGAATTGAGTCGGAGGCCGGTGACATCATCAGAAAGATGCCATTTAACGTTTCAGAATAG
- the ARL14EPL gene encoding ARL14 effector protein-like isoform X3 produces the protein MDDNILKFIMSEKSIFAKNNEGQDGLETDDAKDDSPRAQKQLQIEKQLKCLAFQNPGPQVADFNPETRKQKKKAYMSQMNRYYSTNKVSVKKYDKNGKLLCNNQDLCDCLEERCQGCFYPCPKCNSNKCGPKCRCNRKWVYERIESEAGDIIRKMPFNVSE, from the exons ATGGATGACAA TATTTTGAAGTTCATAATGAGTGAAAaatctatttttgcaaaaaacaatgaAGGACAAGATGGCTTGGAGACAGATGATGCGAAAGATGACAGCCCCAGAGCCCAGAAGCAGTTG CAAATCGAGAAACAGTTAAAGTGTTTGGCCTTCCAAAATCCTGGACCTCAGGTCGCAGACTTTAATCCGGAAACTCGAAAACAAAAGAAGAAGGCCTACATGTCTCAAATGAATAGATATTATTCTACCAACAA GGTTTCTGTCAAAAAATATGACAAAAATGGTAAACTGCTATGTAATAACCAGGACCTGTGCGACTGTCTGGAGGAGAGATGCCAGGGGTGTTTCTATCCTTGCCCCAAATGCAACTCCAACAAATGTGGACCTAAGTGCCGCTGCAACAGGAAGTGGGTGTATGAAAGAATTGAGTCGGAGGCCGGTGACATCATCAGAAAGATGCCATTTAACGTTTCAGAATAG